A stretch of Chelmon rostratus isolate fCheRos1 chromosome 18, fCheRos1.pri, whole genome shotgun sequence DNA encodes these proteins:
- the batf3 gene encoding basic leucine zipper transcriptional factor ATF-like 3, translating to MSDCDSSCQTHQKKSKNEHVCEGSEGSDNGGRKLMRREKNRVAAQKSRKRQTQRADVLHEACELLEQRNRKLKREVDSLSEELRQLTEALRAHEPFCPIMHCCFAAASSASSTLQPDSRTARSV from the exons ATGTCAGACTGTGACTCTTCCTGCCAAACTCAtcagaagaagagcaagaaTGAGCACGTCTGTGAAGGAAGTGAG ggTTCAGACAATGGAGGCAGGAAGCtgatgaggagggagaagaacAGAGTTGCAGCCCAGAAGAGCcggaaaagacaaacacagagagctgaTGTTCTtcatgag GCCTGTGAGCTATTGGAGCAGAGGAACAGAAAGCTGAAAAGAGAG GTGGATTCCCTGTCCGAGGAGCTGCGTCAGCTGACGGAGGCTCTCAGGGCCCATGAGCCCTTCTGTCCCATCATGCACTGCTGCTTTGCCGCTGCCTCCTCCGCCTCGTCCACTctgcagcctgacagcagaACAGCGCGCTCAGTCTGA
- the nsl1 gene encoding kinetochore-associated protein NSL1 homolog isoform X1, producing the protein MESIQSETLPKDETNQEYRVQITSKKQIIEQMNKYKEILKTALDGQSDVAEETKRVLLQELLANFEAAVQDNVLVNGQPWEEAADVEAEDVDLDSLLDDTIVETTRRRRAFPRKILPHVVHSLKAERKLMGLYEQTVKPQEVVKDPDQECIMNDLSAAAPGMFKQAIQVIKSISTLQKQAEGLCEILNMKSSHTTLEIHREVFGSNGQSDAALPPVNGAPTNRQPIKRAAEEAEARGCYVPLSKKPVGEGEPE; encoded by the exons ATGGAGTCCATACAGAGTGAAACCTTACCTAAGGATGAGACAAACCAGGAATACAGAGTGCAAATAACGTCGAAGAAACAAATAATCGAGCAGatgaataaatataaagaaattcTGAAGACGGCTCTCGACGGACAGTCGGACGTTGCGGAGGAGACGAAACGAGTTTtactgcaggagctgctggcg AACTTTGAGGCGGCTGTTCAGGACAACGTCTTGGTGAACGGACAGCCCTGGGAGGAGGCAGCTGACGTCGAAG CAGAGGATGTTGATCTGGACAGCCTGCTGGATGACACCATTGTTGAGACCACCAGGAGGCGCCGTGCCTTCCCAAGAAAGATCCTGCCCCATGTGGTCCACTCCCTCAAAGCTGAGCGGAAACTCATG gggCTGTATGAGCAAACAGTCAAACCTCAAGAGGTGGTCAAAGATCCTGATCAAG AATGCATCATGAATGAtttgtcagcagcagctcctgggATGTTTAAACAGGCCATCCAGGTCATAAAG TCAATCAGCACTCTGCAGAAACAAGCTGAAGGCCTCTGTGAGATCCTCAACATGAAATCAAGTCACACCACTCTGGAGATCCACAGAGAAGTGTTCGGTTCCAACGGCCAATCGGACGCTGCCCTCCCTCCTGTGAATGGAGCGCCTACGAACAGGCAGCCAATCAAGAGAGCCGCAGAGGAAGCGGAAGCCAGAGGCTGCTATGTGCCTCTCAGTAAGAAACCTGTGGGAGAGGGCGAGCCAGAGTGA
- the nsl1 gene encoding kinetochore-associated protein NSL1 homolog isoform X2, producing MESIQSETLPKDETNQEYRVQITSKKQIIEQMNKYKEILKTALDGQSDVAEETKRVLLQELLANFEAAVQDNVLVNGQPWEEAADVEEDVDLDSLLDDTIVETTRRRRAFPRKILPHVVHSLKAERKLMGLYEQTVKPQEVVKDPDQECIMNDLSAAAPGMFKQAIQVIKSISTLQKQAEGLCEILNMKSSHTTLEIHREVFGSNGQSDAALPPVNGAPTNRQPIKRAAEEAEARGCYVPLSKKPVGEGEPE from the exons ATGGAGTCCATACAGAGTGAAACCTTACCTAAGGATGAGACAAACCAGGAATACAGAGTGCAAATAACGTCGAAGAAACAAATAATCGAGCAGatgaataaatataaagaaattcTGAAGACGGCTCTCGACGGACAGTCGGACGTTGCGGAGGAGACGAAACGAGTTTtactgcaggagctgctggcg AACTTTGAGGCGGCTGTTCAGGACAACGTCTTGGTGAACGGACAGCCCTGGGAGGAGGCAGCTGACGTCGAAG AGGATGTTGATCTGGACAGCCTGCTGGATGACACCATTGTTGAGACCACCAGGAGGCGCCGTGCCTTCCCAAGAAAGATCCTGCCCCATGTGGTCCACTCCCTCAAAGCTGAGCGGAAACTCATG gggCTGTATGAGCAAACAGTCAAACCTCAAGAGGTGGTCAAAGATCCTGATCAAG AATGCATCATGAATGAtttgtcagcagcagctcctgggATGTTTAAACAGGCCATCCAGGTCATAAAG TCAATCAGCACTCTGCAGAAACAAGCTGAAGGCCTCTGTGAGATCCTCAACATGAAATCAAGTCACACCACTCTGGAGATCCACAGAGAAGTGTTCGGTTCCAACGGCCAATCGGACGCTGCCCTCCCTCCTGTGAATGGAGCGCCTACGAACAGGCAGCCAATCAAGAGAGCCGCAGAGGAAGCGGAAGCCAGAGGCTGCTATGTGCCTCTCAGTAAGAAACCTGTGGGAGAGGGCGAGCCAGAGTGA
- the tatdn3 gene encoding putative deoxyribonuclease tatdn3 isoform X2: protein MESGFVDCHCHISAREFEQDLEDVIQRTTEAGVKTLVAVTEEVREFARVLQLQERYPDLVAPCFGIHPLQGVGGPEKCSVKPQDLDAALPQFYQHRERLVAVGEIGLDFTPWCAPTQQDRDDQMNVFVTQLNVAKELDLPVNVHSRSAAKITIATMREQGISRALLHNFAGKPSVALEGVKAGYLFSFPPAVCRNQQRDKLIQQIPLEHICLETDSPALGLDQHVRNEPCNIVLSCRHIANVKVLTFWKRGGKLHHHTTKFRFGSYP from the exons atggaGTCTGGCTTCGTTGACTGTCACTGTCATATATCGGCCCGTGAGTTTGAACAG GACCTGGAGGATGTGATCCAGAGAACCACAGAG gccgGGGTAAAGACTCTGGTTGCCGTTACAGAAGAAGTCAGAGAGTTTGCCAGAgttctccagctgcaggagcG ATATCCAGATCTGGTGGCTCCATGTTTTGGCATCCATCCGCTGCAGGGCGTCGGGGGCCCCGAGAAATGCAGCGTGAAGCCTCAG GACCTGGATGCTGCCCTGCCACAGTTCTACCAACACAGAGAACGCCTCGTCGCTGTTGGAGAG ATTGGTTTGGACTTCACGCCGTGGTGTGCGCCCACTCAGCAGGACAGAGACGACCAGATGAACGTCTTCGTTACACAGCTCAACGTGGCCAAAGAGCTGGATCTGCCCGT AAACGTCCACTCACGATCAGCAGCTAAGATCACCATAGCAACCATGAGAGAACAAG GTATCAGTCGAGCTCTGCTTCATAACTTTGCAGGGAAGCCGTCTGTAGCTCTGGAAGGCGTGAAGGCCGGTTACCTGTTCTCCTTtccacctgctgtctgcaggaaCCAACAG agagacaaactgatCCAGCAGATCCCACTGGAACACATCTGTCTCGAAACTGACTCTCCTGCACTGGGGCTCGACCAGCAT GTGAGAAATGAGCCCTGTAACATCGTCCTGTCCTGCCGTCACATTGCTAACGTCAAAG TTCTGACCTTCTGGAAGCGTGGAGGCAAGCTTCATCACCACACCACCAAGTTCAGATTTGGCTCCTATCCGTGA
- the tatdn3 gene encoding putative deoxyribonuclease tatdn3 isoform X1, producing the protein MESGFVDCHCHISAREFEQDLEDVIQRTTEAGVKTLVAVTEEVREFARVLQLQERYPDLVAPCFGIHPLQGVGGPEKCSVKPQDLDAALPQFYQHRERLVAVGEIGLDFTPWCAPTQQDRDDQMNVFVTQLNVAKELDLPVNVHSRSAAKITIATMREQGISRALLHNFAGKPSVALEGVKAGYLFSFPPAVCRNQQRDKLIQQIPLEHICLETDSPALGLDQHVRNEPCNIVLSCRHIANVKGLSPQTVQLVTAQNAYRLFPKANRR; encoded by the exons atggaGTCTGGCTTCGTTGACTGTCACTGTCATATATCGGCCCGTGAGTTTGAACAG GACCTGGAGGATGTGATCCAGAGAACCACAGAG gccgGGGTAAAGACTCTGGTTGCCGTTACAGAAGAAGTCAGAGAGTTTGCCAGAgttctccagctgcaggagcG ATATCCAGATCTGGTGGCTCCATGTTTTGGCATCCATCCGCTGCAGGGCGTCGGGGGCCCCGAGAAATGCAGCGTGAAGCCTCAG GACCTGGATGCTGCCCTGCCACAGTTCTACCAACACAGAGAACGCCTCGTCGCTGTTGGAGAG ATTGGTTTGGACTTCACGCCGTGGTGTGCGCCCACTCAGCAGGACAGAGACGACCAGATGAACGTCTTCGTTACACAGCTCAACGTGGCCAAAGAGCTGGATCTGCCCGT AAACGTCCACTCACGATCAGCAGCTAAGATCACCATAGCAACCATGAGAGAACAAG GTATCAGTCGAGCTCTGCTTCATAACTTTGCAGGGAAGCCGTCTGTAGCTCTGGAAGGCGTGAAGGCCGGTTACCTGTTCTCCTTtccacctgctgtctgcaggaaCCAACAG agagacaaactgatCCAGCAGATCCCACTGGAACACATCTGTCTCGAAACTGACTCTCCTGCACTGGGGCTCGACCAGCAT GTGAGAAATGAGCCCTGTAACATCGTCCTGTCCTGCCGTCACATTGCTAACGTCAAAGGTCTGTCGCCGCAAACTGTTCAGCTCGTCACTGCACAAAATGCTTACAGACTTTTCCCCAAGGCTAACAGGCGCTAA